The sequence AATAGGTGCCAAAGTGTTTCACAATTAATAATCTCAAGAATATTAAAATCACAtagatataaataaaccaaattgTTGTAAAGCTAACATTATTCAGCTACAATACAATCAAGATACTATACACATGACGCAATACTTATTAAAACATTAACTTATTATGCAAAACATGTACATATATTATGCAATACTTCATATAGTAAATGAAGACAAACAGACACTCAAGTCCCAAGTCCCACACCTTGGATTAATCAACGTATCTTATCAACTTTCTCTGCCTTAACGACAGGGTTCGCTTTCGCAATTGCATCTTGGCCTGCACTCTTATAATCGAACACGCAGTTGTGCTTGTTGGAGTAACGATGCAGTGAGCAAAATGTCTGCCCACACCTACACTTAAAACCAGTAAGGCCAACCCGCTTCCTACAAAAGTTGCACCTATTTGCAGGTCGCTTCTCAGGGTTCTCGGAAGTGGTTCCTTCTTCAACTTGACTCTGTTTTACTTCCTCTAGTACTTGTTGAACATGGCGTTTATTCTCCAAATCTTGATCACCAGCACTAACTTTTTTACCCACAACCGCAGTATCATCTGCTGCTGTTTTTGATTGTTTTAATAGAAAATCTTTGTAGCACTTGGAGCAAAGATTATTAGTCTTTTCACTTCCGAAAAACCCACAATTATTCACACACATAATCGGAGCCTTGGAGGCCTCATTGCCAGTCTCATCAAGCTTCCTCTTCTGTGATTCTTGTTCCATTATTgttcaaaaataatacaacCCACAACCTCCTCAAACCCCAAAATTCAATAAACAGAACCCAATACTCAAAACAGcacaaaaaactaaaacttgAATTTATCCAAGTTTACAAATTACTCATAACCCCTAACTTTCCCTGAAATTCAGATGAAATCAGAAGCAAAATTCAGATCATAGGTTACCACGTGATTGGCTGAGTATGCAGTTCACTTCAAACTCTTCCATGATTGAGGTCTGGCaaacacagaaaccctaaaGAGTCAAACCTCATAAGCATAAgaccaaaagaaacaaaaccctAATCACAAATCAAATAGCAAACTTCACAATCACAATCAATTACCAATGCAAGCAGATCATcaaatgaagatgatgatgatgataattgTGATGATACATATTAGATAAGTAGAAAAGACAGAAAATTGAGGGGTTTTCCAGATCATGGTACCTTCATGGACGGCTGTGATTTTgtggagaagagagagatgattgATGAGAGAGAAATTGAGAGAGTTCTGGTTGGGGTGTTTCATGTATGTAGAGAACTCACTCAACTCATCAACTGGAGAAaggtggaagaaaagaaaaggatgagAGTGTTGGAAAGTGGGAAAAGTACAAAAAACACCTccttatttcttattttaaaatgggttttttgttttgtgtacGCGTGTGCAGCGGTTCATGCTGCGGATGAGCCtatccttttccttttcttcggAAGGATCATGGAAGGCTTTGCCAATCTATAATAATCTTGAGGCCCAGCAAAACCCactaaattttaatttacttCTAGTCCATTACccaaagacaaaattaaaaggCCCAATTCAACTATGCACTATGCTACAAGCCCACACCACCATTAgcacatcaaatttttttttcttttgggtttttagcGTTTAAGAAATTATCAAGTTCCATCTTTTATGGTCTTTTATGGTTTTTTGTGTCATTAAAGTTAACGCTTGTGCTCACAAGTAGTCCATGATGTGAGGTTCCGTTAAGAATTATGTTAGGGTTtgggtgaaaatttttggggattgttatatatgttttatttttgcaacttgaattattaattagcatatatgatttttggtgtctagtatttttttttaggatATCATGTCACATATGATAATAGACcaacaaagaaatgaaaaactattTATTCATTCTTCGAAAAAAGTGGTAACGATAACAATGATACACCTTTTGCATCTGATGTTGACACTTCAATTCCTGAAGAACTTACTTAACTCAAATCTCAAGTAGTTGAGCaatgtgtttgatttgatatttatttatattttgtacttCTTTGTGTTATATTTGCTCGTCATGTGGTcttatttgatttataaaattttgtttacatttctatttcaagagaaaaaaaaaggcttatatctcctataaataaataaaatatttagcAAACCCCTATAAAAATTCATGGGTCCGCCATTGTACATGATGCCAACTTTCTTGAATACACAACTTCAGAATTCATTCAACAACAACGGCAACACAAGCAACAAGGCACAGACGACTTAAGGCTTATCTCTCAAAAATTGTTTCAGTTCTCTCTTTATGATGAGATTAGGGTTAGAGAACATATCTAATGATAGCAGGGTCTTAAGCATATATAGGATTAAGTCAAGTCGTCTCTACTCATCACCGAGGCCTAACTTGACTAACACTCTAGGTCTATCAAGCAACGGTTCactcaaaaagaaattattaaGACCCTTTTAATTGGCTACAAAACTTTCCTTAATTCACAAAATTCTGAACCACAAGGTATAACCACATTTAAACTCTTATCAAACCTCAATAAGAAACTTTGGATTGTGGTGTGGAAGTAACAACGGTGAAACGTTGTTGTCGTCATGATAGTCGCTGTCTTTTGTCCCATGTACACAAGTATTTGGCTCCAGCTGTCAGCCTTGAACATGGGTTTGAAGCTGCAACACAAAGAAGATATGGGTTTAGCCACTATGGCTCTCTCTTCGGTTGCCTTGGAGGATGTGGAAGGGTGATCCTGCTTCTTAGTTTTTTTGTCTAATAATTTTCAAGAACTCTTTTAGGAGTTTGTTGTGCtgtattttctcttttcagcTTTCGTTATGAATATGTCGTTTTGCAGTAGATTTGTATTGTAGGAGACTTACTTTTGGTTGCTGAATCAGGGATTTTAATCACTTATTGGGTTGTGAGTGATTCTCTTCATATCAATTCAACTTGTTGTTGTGTTTGGTCACTGAAGAAGATTTATCCATATTTGGCATTACAGTGGATTTgtacttgtttttttctcatataaataaaacaatatctctcttcttttttgtcttttttgagGACCTTTTTAATTGAGAGGggcgataatatactaaactcacacacagtACACGAAGGTTAGAACTCGAACCCATGACCTTTCTAAGGAGAGCATTTGCTCTAATCCACTATATTAGTGGGTCTTTCCATATCGctctttattaaaaataaaaataaaataaaataaaataaaaacttgcaACAACAAAGCTCACTCTAATCACAATATTCAAGACGAAATTTACCAAACTTGAAAGCCAAGAAATTAACCTGACATATAACAAATATAAACTTAATTAAAGAAGAACTTCATCAACTTatagaaaatacaaaatttataaGTTCTCCAAAGTTGTCAAGAATACTGATggacatattttatattatatatttaacctcattcttagtatattttggttaatattttggaagaattttgatactttgaattaGATTTCCAATATATGACTTTCGACTCTCTCTagagcaaaacataatcaaatggaggaattttggagtaattccagttggaggacgttcttgagtcacttagcttgatcgtatcaaaatttcagagttTTCTTCCAAGCGGTTATTTtctggcaataaaataaaggagcagtgcgcggtgctggaatagtgacgtgttgggcttttattgcgtTTTTGGAGCACAAGATGACCTCGGATGGGTTCGTGGCCTTCTAGAGAAGTGTTCAgaacatttttatctttaaaacaagctatcttgggccagatttggaggagatttggggcaaaaacgtggctgggcagattttgggcagattctcctattccaatttggactttatttcctagttttattttattttaattagtttccttgtggggATGGAAAAGCTGTACATTGGCAGCTAGGTTTTAAGGGGTATTTAAGCTCTTTCTCACAAGGAATTAAggacttctttttcacttttgaactttgcattgtggagagcaattgctagggttttgggttttcacaactttcaggtgttttcgttcttttcttcttaatgatattttcttggatttcaattatgagtatgcgtaactaaatttcttttgctagggtgaagccttgaaccttagcatgaatatgtgatttttatttaattgcttatgatgAGTGCATGCCTACTTGAATTGTTAATCACTGTTTTAAACTATCTAATTGCCTTAATgcctgatcaccattaggatctttagaaaagtaattggatgcaattttggtcggaaggttccctgaaattgatgctagcttcttgtgattaataattgtaatttcacttaagatgaacaccacgtcttaagggttgcatggtttttcaaagggttttcataaaacttaaTGAGTCTTTCATGTTCAGATTTGATCCGAACGTCCGGACGGGTTGCATGTTGGATATACGTTTTGTGTTGGAGGTTCCAAGTAGAATATacattaggaaaacctaaccttcaaagtggcatgtgcaaatcataagtaattggtaaaagttcataggattgctaggtgatggtgaaaccctagtgcttttataaattgatattcaaaactctttccttcaatcatatttgttcttgttttaatatttgtttttagaatcaaccaaattcataatcatctttcttgaccttttattttaagtag comes from Prunus dulcis chromosome 6, ALMONDv2, whole genome shotgun sequence and encodes:
- the LOC117632785 gene encoding zinc finger A20 and AN1 domain-containing stress-associated protein 9-like, whose protein sequence is MEQESQKRKLDETGNEASKAPIMCVNNCGFFGSEKTNNLCSKCYKDFLLKQSKTAADDTAVVGKKVSAGDQDLENKRHVQQVLEEVKQSQVEEGTTSENPEKRPANRCNFCRKRVGLTGFKCRCGQTFCSLHRYSNKHNCVFDYKSAGQDAIAKANPVVKAEKVDKIR